GAGGTCCACGCGTTCGTGCTGATGGATAATCATTACCATCTGCTGGTGCGAACAACAGAGGCCAATCTGGGTCATGCAATGCGGTGGCTGAACGTGACCTACGCCGTAAAGTTCAACTGGGCGCATCGCTGCCACGGGACGGTATTTCAAGGGCGTTTCAAATCGGTGATCATCCAGGAGGAAAGTAAGGCCGTGGAAGTTGC
The DNA window shown above is from Verrucomicrobiia bacterium and carries:
- a CDS encoding transposase, giving the protein MARPLRIEVAGAWYHVMNRGHRGGALFRDDEDRRRFLGTVAELPERFGLEVHAFVLMDNHYHLLVRTTEANLGHAMRWLNVTYAVKFNWAHRCHGTVFQGRFKSVIIQEESKAVEVA